A window of Theropithecus gelada isolate Dixy chromosome 8, Tgel_1.0, whole genome shotgun sequence genomic DNA:
ccactgtactccagcctgggcgacagagcaggactgtctcaaaaaaaaaaaaaagaaaagaaaagaaaagaagcataaGGCATGATGACGTTTGAAACCCTCCAATGCTTCCTGCTGTACTTAGAATAAAACTTGAATTTCTCCATGGCATATAATACCTATGTCTGGTAATTAATCTTGGCTACACATTAGCATCACCGGGGGACCTTTTCAGAAGCATTAAGTCTGGGCCTCACCCAGTCCAGTTAAATCAGAGTATTTGGTGGTGTGGCCCAGGCATCAGTATTTGTAAAAGTTCCTGGTGGATCTCATCGGTGCCCAGGGTTGAGAACTAGGCCTCCTCTGACTACCTTCTTATTGCCTCTCCCCATCTCAGTCTCTTGCGCTGAACTCTGGCCATgccatttttcttctgtctttgaaTTTCAGGCTTACTCTTGCCTCACAGCTTCCTCGCTTGATTTGTTTCTGTCTGGAAGTTTTTTTGCCCAGATCTGTTAATGGCTCATTCCCTTTAGCTTCTTAGAGTAATCTGTCCTCAGTcaccatatttaaaataaatgtgccaTGTTACCAACCATTCTCTGCCATGTTACTTTCCTTGAGCACTTCTTCCTCTTCGCACTGTCGTTATCTCAGCTCATCCtacttgtgtatatttttaacattagaGTGTAATAATCTTCATGTGAACTCTTGCTTTCCACTACATCCTGGTTCTTGATTAGTGCTTAATGAAGATTTGTAGAATGACTGCATGTAATGAGGAGAAGAATCAGGTAAGGGATCTGTTGGGCAGAAAGTATGCATGCAGCAGCCAGAGAGACATTTGGATCGGTGAAGTGAAATGGAACAGATGAGAGTCCTGCCTCATGGAGATTACTTGAGAAGCCAGATATAAAGTAAATAGTTTTGACAGTGGAATTAGCAACTCTCTGTTATTTTCAATTGGAGAGGCCAGATTTTTATTCTGGATTAGAGCAAtcccaagaaaacagaaatgacttGTGAGCCTCCTGAAAGAGCAACCCTCAGCCTAGAATAAGTTGGTGTTCGCCATGGTTGCCATGAACTTGCTTTTTGCAACTGTTACTTCCCCTAAATGTAGACAAGAGTAGCCCTCTGGACTCATTGTCCCCTCACCATTCCCTTTATTTTAATAGTGGAATAACTTAAGAAAGCATCTGAGATCCTGGTGACCAGTTCACATCACCCACTGGTTGCAGCTGCCTCTTTGCATTATGCCTTCTTAAGCCTAATAGCAAACTATATTTAATTATGATCATCTTACTGTAAATATGCGGGATTAATTGGAAAACTGGATTCTTGCTTGTATGACAACCCAGGTATGTAATGTGGAAATGAGCGAACATACTCGTGAACTGTTACCATATTCCGTGCagttattaaaatagaatttatggAGTTCTGACAGTATATGCTTAAAGCTGCAGAGGTAGATCTGTTCTCTTATGCGTGATACAAGGAAAATGAACGTTCATGTTTACAAATTCAGCGTGATAATTTTGTGCCTTTAGATAGGGCTTATACACACACCACAATTTTAGAGAAGACataggagatttaaaaaaaaaaaaaagttttttcaacAGTGACAGGCTTAGGAAGCATAGCTCCGTGATGAATGGCTGTGCAAAATACTGTTTACAAAAGTACAGATAAATTCTACTTTGAAAGTGGAATGACGTTTGTATTGTGACAGCTTGGCTTTATAGGGCACAGAACTACGAAAACTACTTGGAAAAGATGAATATCTTGTTTCTCAGCCTGCTCCCCTCGCACTCCACTCTTGTCCCAGGGCAAATTCGAAGCCATTTAGTCATGCAAAAGCCCATTTTCACGTTTTCACACAACCAAGCAAGTATATACACATTGGTACAGACCTTGAGACCTGGGGAGCAATGCTTAGCTCAGTATCCTTCTTATTCCTGAATCTCTTAAACTTGGGATCATAAATCGGTGGAAGTGTTTCCTGTTTAGATATCTTTTTCTCAGCCATGTGCCTCGATGCAAGCCACAATTCCACAGCATAGTATCCCACGCCTCCCTGTAAAACGCAGCAAATCCTTTCAATGTCTGAATGCCACcgtttaaaatatttgtgaaatattacTTTTACAATAATATTTGcgaaaatattattgaatatatgCCCAAAGAAGGTAAATTCAGTTTTCTACTTGTAATATGTACGAAATAGAGTATGTGTCTATTTTCTGGTTGATTTCATGTAGAACAAATTACAAGAGAGTTCTAGGATCCTATTGGCAGATGCCTGGAGTTTTAATTACAGTTTGCATCTACTCACTGTGTGTGTATGGTTACATGTGTGCCATTACTTTtagtggcaaaaaccacaattacttttgcaccaacctaataccacAGGGTTTACCTGGGTAAGATGACCACACTGATGCTTTAGTTGATGGGCATGGGGAATGAGGGAAATTATCACAGTGAACTTCCAGTAGTAGGTGTTCAGCAAATAGTTAATATAAAAAATCTGTTTAGGGACAGATTAAATTGTATACTCTCTACAAGATTGAGGGTTGGAAAATATGTGTAGGGGTGTGTGCCttcattggaatttttttttttttttttttttggaaacggagtctcgctctgtcacctaggttacagtgcagtggtgtaatctcggcttactgcagcctctgcctcccaggtgcaagggattctcctgcctcagcctcctgagtagctgggattacaggcgtgcaccaccatgcctggctaatttttatatttttagtggagatggggtttcgccatgttggccaggctggtcttgaactcctgacctcacgatcctcctgcctcagcctcccaaagtgctgggattacaggtgtgagccaccgtgcctggccggaatttttaaaaagaagttaaagCCTCTACCTAAAGCCTCAGCAAGCAAACACATAAGATCTTTTTATGGGGGTTCGGGTCGGGGGGTGTTGCTTTTAGCATTACCAAGAATTGcacacaattttgttttcttattcattatttggattatttttaaagtgcaaatATTTGTCTCCATGAGATGTGCTagttcaatttaaaattttcccagaATGGTGGTTCTTAACCTGAGAACTCAGAAGAGTTACAGCAAATATacgttattaaaaaaaaattttaatagtataAGGTGACATGTAGAAAGCATGTATACAATGAAAGTCCATACTTATTCAtgcaaaaacatttattaaatgactgTAAGGTATTAGGGTGATAAGAAACGggctgtcttgttttttttttttggtttttttttttttttttttagctgttcTATTCTTCCTCCAAAAGAGTAGAGATGAGGCTAGGTTCTACGTGAATTTTAAATCCGATTGTTATTAAGAGAATACAGCTCTAAAATTCAGTTAGACTTTTATTGTGTAATAAACTAAAACATTCATCTTCTAACGTACTATCTGTTAATCGTCTCTGTCAATTGTTACTTCCCAGTATTGCTAATAGAACACGAGAGTATATATTGCTAATACCTTTCTGATATcccagaaaacataaaatattttatgttctcttTTGCTCTGACAGGTTGGTACAGAGGATATACCCtccaaaataaatctaaaaaggTATGACTTCTCAtccactttttatttcatttggaatCTATCTGCTAGTTTTGTACTGTGCTATGTGACCCTCTCCTCTGCTCTCTGCTGTCTCTAGACCTAGTTTGCTTTCTCTTTGATGGCTCTTCTctgaatttaaaagcaaattctcTGACCTCACTGCCTAAATGTAATAGTGTAAATCCCATTGACTGTATTTCCCACCAGCCAATTCAAGGAGAGAGTCCTGGAAGAATTTTTACTTCCTGTCCCTCAAGTTAAGCAAGTTGGTAACACATTCATTGCTCTAGTGGGATCTCTCTTTCAGGGAGGGGTGGACCCACGCTTCTTCCTTTATCCTTTACTTCCCATGCTACAATTCCAGACTAAAGGATCTCCCCATTTCCGCTTGATCCTTTCCTTCATTGTAAATTGGATAAACAAGAGTGGTTTTCATATTGTGAGCCTCACACCCCAGTAATACATTATGAAATCATTATGGTGGATTATAaccaatttttttccaaaaaatgaaaCCGAAAAGTAGAGAACATGAGATGCAGTGGTAAGTACTGTTTCGTGAAACTTTTATTTTCGGTacataatttattgtttttattatattttatgtatttcatagGTAACACTGGTTGCCATAAGAAATATATCTCTTACTGTGCAACAAAGGCacagtttgaaaaatactgaCCTAAATGGATCCTTTTGCCGGTGCCAAAACTACTAATCGTCAGGCTAAAGAAAATCTATTAATTATGTTAATACCCACCTCAGTTTCTTTTAGGTCTTGTCAGCACTTTTCCTTTGATACTGCTCGCTGGGGCAGCATGACAGGTCAGCACTTCCTTTTGAAAGAGCAGAGTTGATAGGGCCGTATTATTTCACAATTAGTTCACATGCCAAATAGCAAATTAGGAAAGGGATGAGAGAAACGTTTTAGAATTTATCAAAAGAggagtgaaaaaacaaaaccagacccGCGGTTCTTACTCTTCACGGACAGCATGAGAAAGACGTAATCCTGCACAAACAGGCTGATGTTACACACCCAACTCTCCAAAGAGTATAGGGCCCAGGAAAACACCTTTCTACAAGGTATAGTTCATTAGAAACCAGGACTGCTTCTGCATTATTGATGCTTAAATCACACTCAGTATTTGCACAcgtatgtgtgcacatacacatttTGTTACCTTTGACAGTTTACTAATCTAGCACACTAAAGGAATGTTTGCTTTGAATGCAGCTCCCACAATTTTGATCCTTTTTTCTCACCCCAAGCCAGAGAATGAACTTTTCTACCCACAGTTATTCTTGTGTCACACGTCTTTATTTCAaaccaaattattttcatttaatcgCTTGCTGACTTCGGTTTCTCTGGGCCGTCAGATAGGGGTCCAAGACAGCAGGCATGCCAGAAGAAATGAGAACATGCTAGAACTCAAGTGAAAACTTTTCTTCTGGGATCCTCAGTGGCACAGAGTACTTGATGATGGCCACTCCTGCTTTTTTAGCCCTATTGGTGTTAATTTTACTCACGGTTATGGAACTGGTAGTTATTTCAAAGCACAATTGGAGCTAGCAATTTTGATGTTCCGAATTTGTTCAACAGTAAGAATACTTACGTCACTTAATTcccaatctttttttatttaaaaatgttaatttaaaaacaataaacaaaaagccATCCTCAAAAGTATGTGATGAACTTAAGGAACAAATGAAACTCTTGTGCTTTTTCACTGGGAAATTCAGTTACATTCAACCAAGGTCCTAGATCAGGTCTTCCTTTTCGCAGACTACAGTATGTAAGGATCCTTTCGAACATGGAAGACCTTGCTTTCCAAAGTatcctataattttttaatacagtCATTCCTCGTttccacaggggattggttccaggatccccacAATACCGAAATCCAtagatgctcaagtctctgatataaaatggcgTCATACTTGCATATAACCTCTGTGTTTCCTCCTATCTACTTTAAATCAtgtctagattatttataatacctaatacaatgtaaatgctgtgtaaatagttattataccatattgtttagggaataatgacaaggaaataaACCTCTGcttactttttttctatatttttaatcatCGGTTGGTTGAACCCATGATATGGAGGGCCTtgtgtatataaaaatcaatctaGCTAATAGTGCCATTGTTGTTGGCTTTGAACAGTAGATAGATAGGGTGCCCCACCAGGATCTAAATGATAAATTCtggatatgtttttaatttttttgtgttcatTAAAGAGTGCTTAAAACCTTTAAGCTTAAAATCTCACCCTTTAGAGGAAATCTTTCAGTGAgaatttctctttgttctcttgaTAGTAAAGAAAAACTTTCTAATTCAATGAAACGATGACACAGACAAGGGCCCTGCATTTATCTGATGGTTGTTTTAAGTCGAAATATCCTTCGTGTGGAGAGATCCAGGGAAAATACAGGGAATTCAAATTCAGTTGCTGGGAATTCTGCTCTGCTTCTGACACCCCTTCATTAAGAGATCAGCTCATTAGAAGTGCTCTCCTGTCCTGTGTCCCTCATTTCTCCATCTTTAGGGGACAGAGCTACTTGCAAGCCCTAATGTTTTAATGGAAATTCTTGGTGTCATTTATAAGCTGACTCAGTCATTTAGAGTGATGATAAAAGGAGCTAGTGGTTTTACAAATCGAAGAAGCCAAGTGCTTTTCCGAAACTGATTATTGATCCTGGCGGAATTGTGGGAGTGTGGATAAGGGCGACATCTAGAAAATCATTCGTTTATTTTTCTACTCAAAGTGAGTGGCTTACAAGGAGCAAGGAAAAGCAGAACTGAGAGATAGGCTGTAAATCAGAAACACATGACCTAGGTTTACTCTGACTTTCTGTGTGCCGTCGTGGCATAGGAGACTTTCTATAAGCATCAAATTTACCAGAGCAATTCTATGACTGTAAATTGCCAAGTGTCATCATGGAAAGGTGAAGCCTACAGATGACAGAGTGGTAATATAacacatacatacgtacatacatatatttgagacaggatctcagtctgttgctcagactggagtacagtggcgtaatcgtggttcgctgcagccttgacctcctgggctcaagcaatccttctgcctcagcctcccgtgtagctgggaccactggcatgtgccaccattctgtgctaatttttaaattttttgtagagatggtggtctcagtttgttgcccaggctggtcttgaactcctgggctcaagcgatcctcttgtcttggcttcctgaagtgctgggattacaggcatgatccagtGTGCCCTGCCTTAAGTATTCTCTTAATATGAAAACAATCATGTCTGAACACCCAGTATGAATTGTCTGCTTATGATCTGCTTAGATGTCACAAAATTCATCACTGTGCATTTATGTTTCTGAATACTTCTAACTTGAATGTTCTCCGTTTATTAGGAGGGACTAGTCACCAGATTGTGAATGCATGAAACTTTTAATTGGTCCTTTACTTTCTGATTTCAGAAACCTTCAGCAAGGATGTTCTTTTGTAGTAGCAATGTAACATTTCACTTTTGACTTCCAGAATTGGATCCTTGTAACTAAACAGTTTATCCCTGCTCAGCGCCTCCCCCGCCCCACTCCTGCATTTTTATGAGTTTTGgactttttttattgtggtaaaaatatatataacataaaacttaccatcttaaccatttgtaagtgtacatttcagtggcactaagtacattctcattgttgtacaaccatcagcaccatccatctccagaagtCTTTCATCTTTCTAAACTAAAATTCTGTCCCTTTAACTCCCCATTGTCCCCCATCCCCTGCAAGCTCCTCAGAACCCCCATTGTACTTTCCGTCTTTATGAATTTAACTACTCCAGGTGTAAGTGGAgccatacagtatttgtccttttgtgactggcctatttcacttagtgtaatgtcttCAAGGTTAATTCCCAACATCCCAGTTTGGTTCCCCACAGAGATGATAGTCAACAAATCATTTACCATGGTGCAGCGGCacagcaggcagaagaaacaccTACAGTTCCTTAGGCATCCTAGGGACAGGCCTAGAGCTTCCAAACTGCAGAAATCAGGCCCCAGGGGAATCGCACACAGTTTGTGAACTGAACACCCGCCTTCCTCACTGCTATATTCATCAGATATTTACTCAGTGCctgctgcatgccaggcactgcgAAGGACAGTTCCCTGttttgatcatttaaaaagttaaatagaccagacatgggggctcacacctgtaatcccagcactttgggaggctgaggtgagcggatcacttgaggtcaagagttcaagaccaacctggctaatatggtgaaatcctgtctctactaaaaatacaaaaattagctgggcatggtggtgcatgcctgtaatcctagctacttgggatgctgaggcaggagaattgcttgagcccggggggcggaggtgcagtgagccgaaattgtgccactgtactccagtctgggcgacagagcgagactgtctcaaagaatgaataaatgaatgaatgcatgaatgaataaagtcTGAAGGCTTATCTCCTTCTTTTTCACTTAGATGGTGTGCCTACGCATGTATCTTTTATACTCATAGAATTCCCTGGCCAAGCTCACCTGACCTGAGAGGTGGCACATTGAGAAAATGTCCTGTCTACTGTGCCCCACAGTAGAcacacatttaatttttgttttcaattatttgatcAGTTTTCCAAAATAGTTCTGAATCCCACCTCCATAATGAAAGAGGTCATTGTCACCTTGCATCTATGTGTGTTCTTGGTCTCATCAGTAATGGGATTAGAGTCATGCTTTCTCACTGATGTTCCCAACGTCTGCCCGCTTCTCAAAGCAAGGAGGAGAAGGGATGCCTTTTTATTTTGGGGCTCTGTGTTTGGTGGGAAAGCATGTGCAGGATCCACTCTGTCATCACCAGTGCTAGGAGCAGCTTGATCTCAAATGTTCTTGCTGTTTCCTGTTTTATTGGCAATGgattaaaagagagaaagcagagtATTGTACAGACAAATATAGCACATGGAACTGGACACAAGAACAACCCTGTCAATGTTCACTGGTTTCCTGTCTGAGTGGAGTAAGGATCAGTGGGTATATATGCCTCCAGGCACTGGGCCATCCCCTCCCACCTTTATGATCAGCCACCCCTGATGTGTCATGTTCATGGAGTTCACACCAACTCTTCCAGGAATAGGGCTAGGAGCAATTAGCCAACAGTGCCAGCTATAAGCTCCATATAAGAGACCATGAAACAGATCAGCATCACTGTCTCCAGATGGCGTCTCCTCTGTCTGTGCGTGAATATATCACACAGTAAACAGCAGAAGCTTTGGTATGCATAAGAACACTCACATCTGGGACTTGCTTCCTGTTGGTTAGATCTGGTCCTCCATTCTCCGATTTCTGTCCACcagtttctcctctttctcttagGTCTTTCCAGGCCTAAGTGTTCCCCAGGGGCAGTCTTACAATGCTGATGTAGAATTGCCTCTTAGGGATATAGAATGGAGAGCAGTTTGAGACTGTGAGGTGCTGAAAATAACCGGGTAACTAACACCCATTGATTTTGAGTGCATTTGGTTTTAAGTGAGAGTGCTGAGAGGAACGACTTTAGAAAAATCACCATGTAGTTGACCCGTGaaaaacatgggtttgaactcCGCAGCACttacacatggatttttttttttttagccaaatgcaaatcaaaattacaatattCTTTGGACATGAAACCTGTGTAAAAGTACATGCAGGTTGTGCAGGGCTGCGTGCCATACTTGAGTATGTGCGGATTTGGGTATATGCTTTGTGGAAAGGGAGTTTCTGGAACTCCCTTATTTTATGGGCTACTGAGTACTGCATAGTTTCCATGTCACCCCTTACGTGAAACCCTTTATGGGAAGCATCTCATGGCAAGTAGCATCTGAGGGGTTTAGGAGCTCACAATTACACTCCTTCTCATTATGTTATCTCTGAACTGACACAGCATGTTTGCCTCTTCATTCACAAAATATCCTATGCTCTCTGAACCCAAAttttaatttctgcctttttGATGTTTCCACCATGCTTCTGTTGAGGTAGCCAGCCAGGATAAGTGATGTCCTGCAAACCTGGTCTCAGGAGTTTAGCTATTGCCTGGGTGTTCACATTTATTCTGAGGTGGTTTTTGTTTGgcgcttgtttttgttttgtattcatGGCCATATAACCAAAATTCTTTTCTCTGTAGGGCATTTTCCCTGAAACGTATATCCATTTGAAAGAGGCAACTGTGGAAGACCTGGGGTAAGTTCCAAGCTGGGAAGATTCTCCCAAAATGATGAAGATGTAACATTATCATTAATGATAATCTTAGGGCATTAATGCCTTATGTATGTTAATAGCTCTGTCatctcaggccgggcgtggtggctcacgcctgtaatcccagcactttgggaggctgaggtgggtggatcatttgaggtcaggagttcgaaaccagcctggccaacatggtgaaaccctatctctactaaaaatacaaaagttagccaggcttggtgatgggcgcctgtaatcccagctactggggatgctaaggcaggagaatcactccagcccaggaggcagagctcacagtgaggtgagatcgtaccactacactctaacctgggtgacagagcgagactgtcccaaaaaaaaaaaaaaaaaaaaaaaaaaaaaaatttctgtcatCTCGTCAGTTCTACTTCTCCTatgagagagaaatgaagaaaaacttttCACTGATATGATTCCTCCTTTGCATTACTTCTCCAGAATACTAAACACAGAAGTAGCAAACTGAGGGCTTTTGCctctacattatttttattacctgttcactgattgtgtgtgtgtgtgtgtgtgtgtgtatttgcacaCATGAACATTTGGGATGCTGACTGATAAGATCTGAGAAGCCCCCAATTTAGGATCCTTGAGAGATAGATGATTAAGTGACAGCCTGCATTTACCAGCTCTGAGCCTTGGATGAGTCATTTAGCCTCAAGGGGATCCTGGGTTTTTCACAGCATATTAGGGGAAAACGATCTGGCCCTACTTTGATCATGAGCTTGTCATGAGATTTGAATGAGGTAATGTATGCAAATGTGCCCTGCAGATAAGATCTGTTGGCTACGTTTTGGGTATTTGTATTTCTTGCCCACCTCATCTTGCCCACCTCATTTGTCCTGGGAAGTACTGCCTCTGTGACAGCTAAGAAGAGTGAGCTACTTACTCAAGTGGGAGAGAGAGGTCACTTCGGTGGTGGTGAGTTTCTGGACAGGAGAGTTCTGGAGGCAGTAAGGAGAGGCTGGGGTAGGACTGGAATCCTGGGGCTGATGGAGAGGAGAGTGGGGCCGAGGAGAGAATGGACAGCTGGGTCACAGAGCCATGCAGCCTCACAGCTAGAAAGAGCGTTCCCAGTTGTAGTTCAGCACtatcatttctttattattatcattattattataattattattattgttggcAAGCTTTATTTTGTATGAACTTGATTTCACAAAATTAGAATGGCAGTTCCACTTAAAATTAGCTCATTAAAAAGTGTAAATATCATGGTATAGATAATGGTGTCCAAAACTCCAAAAGGTAGTGAAATTGGTAACAGATATTGCTCCTCATTTTTGGACCCATGCAACAGCAGAACTGATGAAACTGGTTCCCAGACAAGTATGTGCCACT
This region includes:
- the DOCK5 gene encoding dedicator of cytokinesis protein 5 isoform X2, which translates into the protein MARWIPTKRQKYGVAIYNYNASQDVELSLQIGDTVHILEMYEGWYRGYTLQNKSKKGIGSRIPTIPKSIDAQVSDIKWRHTCI